The Juglans microcarpa x Juglans regia isolate MS1-56 chromosome 8S, Jm3101_v1.0, whole genome shotgun sequence genome has a window encoding:
- the LOC121244271 gene encoding UPF0481 protein At3g47200-like, with protein sequence MDESKNNNIRGDQPNTSTENECHDCPEWAKKLEETLRGLEPLSAPKCRIYKVPDPLRKLNKEAYIPQVISVGPFHHGNEKLQSMENYKMRYLKSFMKRAKINMKKLASTIQDSEESVRECYAEAIPFDRGTFIKIILVDASFIIEFFLRKWSGNWTDDDFMVLKPWLTSRMQLDLILLENQLPFFIIKNLYMLALGSHSIYPPFLELTFNYFELHNLQEKRPDDRDLEIMHFVDLLRYFYLPPPQSLPERSTEVAKEMYCASQLAEAGLKFQLSSSKCSLDLKYNKGVLEIPSFTLDNATEIYARNLMALEQCHYPDDAYVTDYIFMLDFLIDTGRDVDLLVREGILVNGLGDNNAAFVNNLCTNISYSAMNLDYFSLCEDLKTFYKDPLHIMKATLKHDYFRTPWMGASTIAAVILLVLTLVQTACTVMPLL encoded by the coding sequence ATGGAcgaatcaaaaaataataacattcgAGGAGATCAACCAAATACTTCAACAGAAAATGAATGTCATGATTGTCCAGAATGGGCAAAAAAACTGGAAGAAACCTTACGTGGACTAGAGCCTCTCTCAGCACCAAAATGTCGTATTTACAAGGTTCCAGATCCCCTTCGCAAATTGAACAAAGAAGCTTACATCCCTCAGGTTATTTCAGTAGGGCCTTTCCACCATGGCAACGAAAAACTGCAGTCAATGGAAAACTATAAAATGAGATATCTCAAGAGTTTCATGAAACGAGCCAAGATAAACATGAAGAAGTTAGCAAGCACTATACAAGATTCGGAGGAAAGCGTACGTGAATGTTATGCAGAGGCTATTCCGTTTGATCGTGgtacttttattaaaattatcctGGTGGATGCGAGCTTCATCATTGagtttttcttgagaaaatggTCAGGAAACTGGACAGATGACGACTTTATGGTGCTAAAACCATGGCTAACTTCTAGGATGCAATTAGACTTGATATTACTTGAGAATCAACTTCCTTTCTTTATAATCAAGAATTTGTATATGCTTGCACTCGGGTCTCATTCAATATACCCACCCTTCCTTGAGCTTACCTTTAACTACTTTGAACTCCACAATCTTCAAGAAAAACGTCCTGATGATCGAGATTTAGAAATAATGCACTTCGTTGATTTGCTTAGATACTTTTACCTGCCTCCTCCCCAAAGTCTTCCAGAAAGAAGTACTGAAGTAGCTAAGGAAATGTACTGTGCCTCCCAGCTGGCTGAGGCAGGATTGAAGTTTCAGCTAAGTTCAAGCAAATGCTCCCTTgacctaaaatataataaggGAGTGCTGGAAATCCCAAGTTTTACATTAGACAATGCCACGGAGATTTATGCTCGGAACCTCATGGCCTTGGAGCAATGTCACTATCCAGATGACGCATATGTTACTGATTATATTTTCATGTTAGATTTCCTTATCGATACAGGGAGAGATGTGGATTTACTTGTTCGAGAGGGGATCCTTGTGAATGGATTGGGTGACAACAATGCAGCTTTTGTCAACAATCTGTGCACCAATATCTCATACTCGGCCATGAATCTTGATTATTTTAGTCTTTGTGAGGATTTGAAGACTTTCTACAAGGACCCTTTACATATCATGAAGGCTAccttaaaacatgattattttcGCACGCCTTGGATGGGCGCTTCTACTATTGCTGCTGTTATCTTGTTGGTCCTCACTCTCGTACAAACAGCATGCACTGTCATGCCCCTGTTGTAG